A section of the Flavobacterium ardleyense genome encodes:
- a CDS encoding OmpA family protein, which produces MKKHLLLLAMLSLGFVANAQEEEKSAKDYNKFSIEANGGLTKANNPLADGFYTDIAPLHVDLGVRYMFNPKFGLRLQVGYDKMKGNDESIPFETEYMNANLQGVVNLGRIMDFESWTKNFNVQFHTGVGYAQLDGDRFEKSDNTMNFIVGLTGQLKLSERIALNADFSMLNNTGQDKNTWDGTTPNPEIRGFDGTLYNATLGIAFYLGKHAKHADWTTNADLADDKLKALEERLGNVESMLVDSDADGVPDYLDQENNTTAGAVVDSKGRAIDQNNNGIADDLETYIDQRINNGSGAAADNEVVKKLINDGYIAVFFDFNRSTPTESSTRNINFILNYLKLNPNSSMTVSGYADEIGSNAINNTISEKRAAAVKDVLVKAGIDGSRLTISPKGEDNSVDKNSAAARKLVRKVIFTIN; this is translated from the coding sequence ATGAAAAAACATTTACTATTATTAGCAATGCTTTCTCTAGGGTTTGTAGCTAACGCGCAAGAGGAAGAGAAATCAGCAAAGGACTACAACAAATTCTCTATTGAGGCTAACGGTGGACTAACAAAAGCGAACAATCCTTTAGCAGACGGATTTTATACAGATATTGCGCCTTTGCATGTTGATTTAGGTGTTCGATATATGTTTAATCCAAAATTTGGTCTAAGACTTCAAGTTGGATATGACAAGATGAAGGGTAATGACGAAAGCATTCCTTTCGAAACAGAATACATGAATGCAAATCTTCAAGGAGTTGTAAATCTTGGTCGTATTATGGATTTTGAATCATGGACTAAGAACTTTAATGTTCAGTTTCATACAGGAGTTGGTTATGCTCAATTAGATGGAGATCGATTTGAGAAATCTGATAATACAATGAATTTTATAGTTGGTTTAACTGGACAACTTAAGTTATCTGAAAGAATTGCTTTAAATGCAGATTTTTCTATGCTAAATAACACAGGACAGGATAAAAATACTTGGGACGGTACAACACCTAATCCAGAAATTCGCGGATTTGATGGTACTTTATATAATGCTACTTTAGGTATTGCATTCTACTTAGGAAAACATGCGAAACATGCTGATTGGACAACAAACGCTGATCTTGCAGATGACAAGCTTAAAGCATTGGAGGAAAGACTTGGAAATGTAGAATCTATGTTGGTTGATAGCGATGCTGATGGTGTGCCTGACTACTTAGATCAAGAAAACAATACAACTGCAGGAGCGGTAGTTGATTCTAAAGGTCGTGCAATTGACCAAAATAATAATGGAATTGCAGATGACTTAGAAACATATATTGATCAGAGAATCAACAATGGTTCTGGTGCGGCTGCAGATAATGAAGTTGTTAAGAAATTAATTAATGACGGTTATATCGCTGTATTCTTTGATTTTAATAGATCTACTCCAACTGAATCTTCAACAAGAAACATTAACTTTATATTAAATTACTTGAAGTTAAATCCTAATTCATCGATGACTGTTTCTGGTTACGCTGACGAAATTGGATCTAATGCAATTAATAATACAATATCTGAAAAACGTGCTGCGGCAGTTAAAGATGTATTAGTTAAAGCTGGTATTGACGGTTCTAGATTAACTATCTCTCCAAAAGGTGAAGATAATTCAGTTGACAAGAATTCAGCAGCGGCTAGAAAACTTGTAAGAAAAGTAATTTTCACTATCAACTAG
- a CDS encoding NUDIX hydrolase encodes MKYTSKIFVTVDVVVLDSTKNTILLIQRKNDPFKGMWALPGGFVDENEDLEVAAHRELLEETSVKVTQLFQIGAYGKPGRDPRQHTVSIAFAGIAEEAVKVQAADDASDAKWFDKNNLPDLAFDHLEIITDTCKIME; translated from the coding sequence ATGAAATATACGTCCAAAATCTTTGTGACAGTCGATGTAGTTGTCTTAGACTCCACAAAAAACACTATACTTCTCATCCAGAGAAAAAATGATCCATTTAAAGGAATGTGGGCCTTACCGGGCGGTTTTGTCGATGAAAATGAAGATTTGGAAGTTGCTGCCCATCGGGAGCTTTTGGAAGAAACCTCGGTAAAGGTGACCCAATTATTTCAAATTGGAGCATATGGCAAACCCGGACGAGACCCACGTCAACATACTGTTTCTATCGCTTTTGCAGGAATAGCTGAAGAAGCTGTTAAAGTACAAGCAGCTGATGACGCTAGCGACGCAAAATGGTTTGACAAAAACAATTTACCCGACTTGGCCTTTGATCACCTAGAAATAATAACTGATACATGCAAAATAATGGAATAA
- a CDS encoding DUF3817 domain-containing protein, whose amino-acid sequence MIKFFKILALLEGVSMLLLLFVAMPMKYMFGDPFLVKHVGMAHGVLFVGYMIVATMLKFEESWSWKKYGFISLASIIPFGTFYMERKYFPRTS is encoded by the coding sequence ATGATCAAATTTTTTAAGATTTTAGCTTTATTAGAAGGTGTATCAATGTTACTTTTATTATTTGTAGCAATGCCTATGAAATATATGTTTGGCGACCCTTTTTTGGTCAAACATGTGGGTATGGCTCACGGAGTTTTGTTTGTAGGCTATATGATAGTAGCCACTATGCTTAAATTTGAAGAATCGTGGAGTTGGAAAAAGTATGGCTTTATTTCATTAGCTTCGATTATTCCTTTTGGAACCTTTTATATGGAAAGGAAATATTTTCCGAGGACTTCTTAA
- a CDS encoding L-threonylcarbamoyladenylate synthase: MGKFIKIYEDKPNEAAIDSVVKVLRDGGLIIYPTDTVYGLGCDITNTKALERIAKIKGIKLDKANFSFVCHDLSNISDYVKQIDTPTFKLLKRLLPGPYTFILPGNNNLPKEFKKKTTVGIRVPDNAIALEIVKKLGNPIVSTSIYDEDEVLEYSTDPELIFEKWQNIVDLVIDGGYGDNQASTIVDLSQGGDPIIVREGKGSIENI, from the coding sequence ATGGGTAAGTTTATAAAAATTTATGAAGACAAGCCAAATGAGGCTGCAATTGATAGTGTGGTGAAAGTACTTCGTGATGGCGGACTTATCATATATCCAACCGACACGGTTTACGGTCTTGGTTGTGACATTACCAACACCAAAGCATTGGAGAGGATTGCAAAAATTAAAGGAATTAAGCTCGACAAGGCAAATTTCTCTTTTGTATGTCACGATTTGAGCAATATTTCGGATTATGTTAAGCAGATTGATACACCTACTTTTAAATTATTGAAACGTCTTTTGCCGGGTCCTTATACATTCATTCTGCCGGGAAATAATAATTTGCCGAAAGAGTTTAAAAAGAAAACTACAGTTGGAATTCGGGTACCGGATAATGCGATAGCTTTAGAAATTGTAAAAAAATTAGGAAATCCAATAGTTTCTACTTCAATATATGATGAAGATGAAGTTTTAGAATATAGTACAGATCCTGAGTTAATCTTTGAAAAATGGCAGAATATTGTCGACTTAGTAATCGATGGCGGTTATGGCGACAATCAAGCCTCAACCATTGTTGATTTGTCCCAAGGTGGCGATCCAATTATTGTTCGAGAAGGAAAAGGAAGTATAGAGAATATTTAA
- a CDS encoding ATP-dependent helicase — protein MQKYISQLNEAQQQPVLHKDGPMIIIAGAGSGKTRVLTIRIAYLMSLGVDPFNILALTFTNKAAKEMKKRISDIVGSTDAKNLWMGTFHSVFARILRSEADKIGYPTNFTIYDSQDSVRLIGGIIKEMQLDKDIYKPKQIFSRISSFKNGLITVKAYFNNPELMEQDAMSKKPRLGEIYKNYVDRCFKAGAMDFDDLLLKTNELLNMFPEVLAKYQQRFKYILVDEYQDTNHSQYLIVRALSDRFQNICVVGDDAQSIYAFRGANINNILNFQKDYENVKTYRLEQNYRSSKNIVEAANSIIEKNKTKLDKIVWTANDSGAPIKVHRSLTDAEEGRFVASTIWEEKMQNQLNNGQFAILYRTNAQSRAMEDALRKRDIPYRIYGGLSFYQRKEIKDVLYYLRLIINPKDEEALLRVINYPTRGIGDTTVEKLTIAANHYNRSIFEVMQNIDKIDLKLNASTRTKLKDFTIMIQSFQVINENQDAFYLADHVAKKTGLIQELKKDATPEGIARIENIEELLNGIRDFTEGQKEVDGARGAMSEFMEDVALATDLDKDTGDDDRVALMTIHLAKGLEFPHVFIVGLEEDLFPSAMSMSTRSELEEERRLFYVALTRAENQAYLTYAQSRYRWGKLTDCEPSRFIDEIDNQYLEYITPKESSYRFKPLVDNDIFGDVDKSKFRLAKPANTPPPKKFSDEPTNVRKLKPLSSGSPQGATLFDNGLSAGTSVMHERFGKGQIVNLEGSGADKKAEIRFEVGGLKKLLLRFAKLQILD, from the coding sequence ATGCAAAAATATATAAGCCAGCTAAATGAAGCGCAGCAACAGCCGGTATTACATAAAGACGGCCCAATGATTATTATCGCTGGCGCTGGATCTGGAAAAACTCGTGTACTTACCATCAGAATTGCGTATCTGATGAGTTTGGGTGTAGATCCATTTAATATCTTGGCTTTGACCTTTACAAATAAAGCGGCCAAAGAAATGAAAAAACGTATTTCTGATATCGTGGGAAGTACTGATGCCAAGAATTTATGGATGGGAACTTTTCACTCTGTGTTTGCACGAATACTTCGATCTGAGGCAGATAAAATTGGATATCCCACCAACTTTACCATTTACGACAGTCAAGATTCTGTTCGTTTGATTGGTGGAATTATCAAAGAAATGCAGCTCGATAAAGATATTTACAAACCAAAACAAATTTTTAGCCGAATTTCCTCTTTCAAAAATGGACTAATTACTGTAAAAGCTTACTTTAATAATCCTGAATTGATGGAACAAGATGCAATGAGCAAGAAACCGCGTTTGGGAGAGATTTATAAAAATTATGTCGATCGTTGTTTTAAAGCGGGAGCAATGGATTTTGATGATTTACTGCTTAAAACCAACGAACTTTTGAATATGTTTCCTGAGGTATTGGCGAAGTATCAGCAACGATTTAAATATATTTTGGTTGATGAGTATCAAGATACAAATCACTCACAGTATTTAATTGTAAGAGCACTTTCTGATAGGTTTCAGAATATTTGCGTGGTAGGAGATGACGCACAAAGTATTTACGCTTTCCGCGGTGCGAATATCAATAATATTTTGAATTTTCAGAAAGATTACGAGAACGTAAAGACATATAGATTAGAGCAAAACTACAGATCATCTAAAAATATCGTTGAAGCAGCAAATTCAATTATCGAAAAAAACAAAACTAAGCTTGACAAGATCGTGTGGACTGCAAATGATTCCGGCGCACCGATTAAAGTGCACAGAAGTTTGACCGATGCCGAAGAAGGTCGATTTGTAGCATCAACTATTTGGGAAGAAAAGATGCAAAATCAACTTAACAATGGACAGTTTGCAATTTTATACCGAACAAATGCACAATCGCGTGCAATGGAAGATGCTTTGCGTAAAAGAGATATTCCGTACAGAATTTACGGCGGCTTGTCATTTTACCAAAGAAAGGAAATTAAAGATGTGCTTTACTATCTGCGATTAATTATCAATCCAAAAGATGAAGAAGCATTATTGCGTGTGATTAATTATCCAACTAGAGGAATTGGAGATACAACGGTCGAGAAATTGACTATTGCAGCAAATCACTACAATCGCTCTATTTTTGAAGTGATGCAGAATATCGATAAAATTGATTTAAAATTGAATGCTTCAACCAGAACAAAGTTGAAGGATTTTACGATAATGATTCAGAGTTTTCAGGTTATAAATGAAAACCAGGACGCATTTTACTTAGCCGATCACGTTGCCAAAAAGACTGGATTAATTCAGGAATTAAAGAAAGACGCGACGCCCGAAGGAATTGCTAGAATAGAAAATATTGAAGAATTACTAAATGGTATTAGAGATTTTACCGAAGGTCAAAAGGAGGTTGATGGAGCGAGAGGAGCAATGTCGGAATTTATGGAAGATGTTGCGCTGGCAACCGATTTAGACAAAGATACTGGCGATGATGACCGAGTTGCTTTGATGACCATTCACTTAGCAAAAGGTCTTGAATTTCCACATGTTTTCATTGTAGGTCTTGAAGAGGATCTTTTTCCGAGTGCGATGAGTATGAGTACGAGAAGTGAACTCGAGGAAGAACGAAGATTATTTTACGTAGCATTGACCAGAGCAGAAAATCAAGCTTATCTTACGTATGCACAATCAAGATACCGTTGGGGGAAATTAACAGATTGTGAACCTTCAAGGTTTATTGATGAAATTGACAATCAATATTTAGAATATATTACTCCAAAAGAATCCAGCTACAGGTTCAAACCGTTGGTTGATAATGATATTTTTGGCGACGTTGACAAATCGAAATTCAGGCTTGCCAAACCAGCAAATACTCCACCACCAAAGAAATTTAGCGATGAGCCGACAAATGTTCGAAAGCTAAAGCCTTTGAGTAGTGGATCACCACAGGGAGCGACATTGTTTGATAATGGACTTTCGGCAGGAACAAGCGTGATGCACGAACGTTTTGGAAAAGGTCAAATTGTTAATCTTGAAGGTAGCGGAGCAGATAAGAAAGCTGAAATACGATTTGAAGTTGGAGGGTTGAAAAAATTACTGTTGCGTTTTGCAAAATTGCAAATTTTAGATTAA
- a CDS encoding DUF6155 family protein: MSKRDLKKYLESLDKEQIAEQFLELYSKFPEVKVYYNFIFNPNEDKLLQEAKIKISAEYFPIKTKKAKLRRSTAQKIIKHFFMLGVEPHITAEVMLYNITVAQKYTAKKEIYYSSFYKSILNSFEQCLNYCISNGILPHFRTQLLQVVEIAEKQKWPNKTEFRNTVVIIEEEESTNF; the protein is encoded by the coding sequence ATGAGTAAACGAGATTTAAAGAAATATTTGGAATCGTTAGATAAGGAGCAAATTGCTGAACAATTTTTGGAACTTTATAGCAAGTTTCCTGAAGTCAAGGTGTACTATAATTTTATTTTTAACCCCAATGAGGACAAACTGCTGCAAGAAGCTAAAATTAAAATTTCGGCTGAATATTTTCCCATCAAGACAAAAAAAGCAAAATTAAGACGATCGACCGCCCAAAAAATAATCAAACATTTTTTTATGTTGGGGGTGGAACCTCATATTACGGCCGAAGTAATGTTATATAATATTACCGTAGCACAAAAATATACAGCAAAGAAAGAGATTTATTATAGTAGCTTTTATAAGAGCATTCTAAACTCATTTGAGCAATGTCTTAATTATTGCATCTCCAACGGTATTTTACCACATTTCAGAACGCAGTTATTACAGGTAGTTGAAATAGCAGAAAAACAAAAGTGGCCCAATAAGACAGAATTTAGAAATACTGTGGTTATAATCGAAGAGGAGGAGAGTACAAATTTTTAA
- a CDS encoding DEAD/DEAH box helicase — protein sequence MPEFEIEEKGLKSVNVVEERKELYDYQQSDIDAIFDRLENAKPNFHLLYQLPTGGGKTVIFSEIVRRYLKNNDKKVVVLTHRIELCKQTSKMLKGFDVKNKIINSKVKELPDQDEYSCFVAMVETLKNRINDEKLQLDNVGLVIIDEAHYNSFRKLLSSFTNAFILGVTATPLSSNVKLPMNENYDELVVGDTIKSLITNGFLAKATTYSYDVGLTSLKVGINGDYTVKSSDELYSNMAMQEKLLHAYTEKSLGKKTLIFNNGINTSLYVYETFKEAGYPIRHLDNTSTADERKDILTWFKKTPDAILTSVGILTTGFDEPTVETIILNRATKSLTLYFQMIGRGSRKLANKNNFTIIDLGNNAARFGLWDQSIDWQHIFKQPEFYLDNLRDDTEIETHFKYVMPAELRAKFAKTADVDFDVDEHHKDIIANNLRSKVVLERSLEQHANMCIDNSEELVDAKKLAKELEGDVEWRMKKYASCLSHCSKNYKEWLIEDYNIKLMLLIGKKFRASL from the coding sequence ATGCCTGAATTTGAAATCGAAGAAAAGGGATTAAAATCCGTGAACGTTGTTGAGGAACGAAAAGAATTATATGATTATCAGCAATCGGATATTGACGCTATTTTTGATCGACTTGAAAATGCAAAACCAAATTTTCACTTATTATATCAACTGCCTACTGGTGGTGGAAAAACAGTTATATTTTCAGAAATTGTAAGAAGATATCTAAAAAATAACGATAAGAAAGTTGTCGTGCTCACGCACCGTATTGAACTTTGTAAGCAGACGTCAAAGATGTTGAAAGGCTTTGATGTGAAAAATAAAATCATAAATAGCAAAGTAAAAGAACTCCCTGACCAAGACGAATACTCTTGCTTTGTAGCGATGGTCGAAACTTTGAAAAATCGAATCAATGATGAGAAACTTCAACTTGACAATGTAGGTTTGGTTATTATTGATGAGGCTCATTACAATTCTTTCAGAAAACTATTAAGTTCTTTTACCAATGCATTTATCTTAGGAGTGACTGCCACGCCTTTAAGTTCGAATGTAAAACTTCCAATGAATGAAAATTATGATGAGCTAGTTGTAGGTGATACTATAAAATCTCTGATTACTAATGGTTTTTTGGCAAAAGCCACTACGTACAGCTATGATGTGGGATTGACGTCACTAAAAGTTGGTATTAATGGTGACTATACTGTTAAATCTTCGGACGAGCTGTACTCTAATATGGCAATGCAGGAAAAGCTTTTGCATGCTTATACCGAGAAGTCTCTAGGCAAGAAGACACTTATTTTTAATAATGGAATCAACACTTCACTCTATGTCTACGAAACTTTTAAGGAAGCAGGATATCCAATCAGACACTTAGATAATACAAGTACTGCCGACGAACGCAAAGATATTTTAACATGGTTTAAAAAAACGCCAGATGCCATTTTGACCTCTGTCGGGATATTAACCACCGGTTTTGACGAACCGACAGTGGAGACAATAATTCTCAATAGAGCTACTAAGTCGCTAACACTTTACTTCCAAATGATTGGTCGTGGATCAAGAAAATTGGCAAACAAAAACAACTTTACGATTATAGATTTAGGTAATAACGCGGCACGTTTTGGACTTTGGGATCAGTCAATTGACTGGCAGCATATCTTCAAGCAACCGGAATTTTATCTAGACAATCTAAGAGATGACACAGAAATAGAGACTCATTTTAAATATGTTATGCCTGCAGAACTTCGCGCAAAGTTTGCAAAAACTGCCGATGTAGATTTTGACGTCGATGAGCATCACAAAGATATCATTGCTAATAATTTACGATCAAAAGTAGTATTAGAACGTTCTCTAGAGCAGCATGCAAATATGTGTATTGACAATTCCGAAGAACTAGTTGACGCCAAAAAGCTAGCAAAAGAACTTGAAGGTGATGTTGAGTGGCGAATGAAAAAATATGCATCGTGCTTGAGCCACTGCAGTAAAAATTATAAAGAGTGGCTAATTGAAGATTATAATATCAAATTGATGCTTTTAATAGGCAAGAAGTTTAGAGCAAGTCTGTAA